From Oceanipulchritudo coccoides, the proteins below share one genomic window:
- a CDS encoding aldose epimerase family protein, whose translation MIHSITTIPRGLISKLSCPMVFPSVLAAIILTGCISSEQADASSEQQFVLTNSNGMEVRLAPYGARVTSIMAPDREGNMADVVLGYDDIDSYKTAAKKPYFGVTLGRYAGRIANGRFTLDGVEYVLQKNNGPNHNHGGLIGFDKVLWSAERIPDGIRFSYLSPDGEEGYPGSLDVSVTYTLTDENELMIDYRATTDKATPVNLSNHTYFNLAGEGADTVMDHLLMINADAMLPIGETSVPTGEFASVAGTPFDFRLPKKVGLEIDTENVQLANGSGYDHTFVLNGYGSEKQVLAASLYEPISGRVLEVFTEEPGMQLYTANFLNGTLVGKSGKPYMRRSALCLETQHFPDSPNKSDFPNTILRPGKVYETRTVYKFSTNNL comes from the coding sequence ATGATTCACTCAATCACAACCATCCCTAGGGGTCTTATCAGCAAGTTATCCTGCCCGATGGTCTTCCCGTCTGTTTTGGCGGCTATCATACTGACCGGATGCATATCCTCTGAGCAGGCTGATGCGTCAAGCGAACAGCAATTCGTGTTGACGAACAGCAATGGTATGGAAGTTCGGCTTGCTCCTTATGGGGCGCGGGTCACTTCGATTATGGCTCCTGACCGTGAAGGCAACATGGCGGATGTTGTGCTTGGCTATGACGATATTGATTCCTACAAGACCGCCGCGAAAAAGCCCTATTTTGGAGTGACCCTTGGCCGCTATGCAGGACGGATTGCCAACGGGCGTTTTACCCTGGATGGGGTTGAGTATGTTCTACAGAAGAACAATGGACCCAACCACAACCATGGCGGTTTAATCGGGTTTGATAAGGTTCTCTGGTCAGCGGAAAGAATCCCTGACGGTATCCGGTTCAGTTATCTTTCTCCCGATGGAGAGGAAGGGTACCCGGGTTCACTCGACGTGAGCGTGACCTACACCCTCACGGATGAGAATGAGCTCATGATCGATTACCGGGCAACGACCGACAAGGCGACACCGGTCAATCTGTCAAACCACACGTATTTCAATCTGGCGGGCGAGGGGGCAGACACGGTCATGGATCACCTCCTCATGATCAATGCGGATGCCATGCTACCCATCGGTGAGACGTCTGTTCCAACCGGTGAATTTGCCAGTGTTGCCGGTACGCCATTTGATTTTCGCCTGCCCAAAAAAGTTGGCCTCGAAATCGATACGGAAAATGTTCAATTGGCCAATGGCAGCGGTTACGATCACACATTTGTCCTGAACGGATACGGGAGTGAGAAGCAGGTGCTGGCAGCATCCCTCTACGAGCCGATCAGCGGACGGGTATTGGAAGTTTTCACGGAGGAGCCGGGGATGCAGCTCTACACGGCCAACTTCTTGAACGGCACCTTGGTTGGCAAATCAGGAAAACCCTACATGAGACGGAGTGCGCTCTGTCTCGAAACCCAGCATTTTCCTGACAGCCCTAATAAGAGTGATTTTCCCAATACAATTTTACGCCCCGGCAAAGTGTACGAGACACGGACCGTCTACAAGTTTTCCACTAATAATCTTTAA
- a CDS encoding sulfatase family protein, translating to MKNIHKTLLLLGSMAGLSASFAETPNIIIIYADDVGYGDLGCYGATGVDTPNLDMLAESGVRFTSAYATAATCTPSRYSLLTGEYAFRNDDAVILPGNAPLIIDPAKPTIASLLKSNGYATGLVGKWHIGLGSPSEPLDWNGEIAPGPREVGFDYSFHMAATGDRVPSVYIENGRVIGLDSGDPMEVNYQEPVGNDPTGISHPQLLRTQADEQHAKTIVDGTSRIGYMNGGNSARWTDTEMPDIFLGKAVEFIESNVEEPFFLYYAMHENHVPRLPHPRFRGASSLGVRGDALVQMDWSIGHLLEVLKVNGLDENTLIIFTSDNGPVLYDGYYDGAMQLNKEHRPSGPWRGGKYSAWEGGTRMPFITYWPGTVESSISDALISQVDLLASLAALTGVEVPEERATDSQNLLDALLGKTEVGREYLIEQAVKMEAIRKGPWKYVPEGEVTNRGKIGKFYTDTIAAPGALFYLPEDPGEENNLAHLYPAKVEELKALLDKEVGAKSARASTRDQLGGAVNK from the coding sequence ATGAAAAATATACATAAAACCCTCCTTCTTCTTGGCTCCATGGCTGGTCTTTCTGCCTCCTTCGCAGAGACACCCAACATCATTATCATCTATGCCGATGATGTCGGATACGGCGATCTGGGTTGTTATGGTGCCACCGGTGTTGATACACCCAACTTGGACATGCTGGCTGAAAGCGGTGTGCGCTTCACTTCCGCCTATGCGACAGCCGCTACCTGCACGCCGTCACGGTATTCCCTCCTGACAGGTGAATACGCGTTCCGCAATGATGATGCGGTCATCCTTCCGGGGAATGCACCCTTGATCATTGACCCCGCCAAACCGACGATTGCCTCGCTGCTTAAATCCAATGGTTACGCCACGGGATTGGTCGGCAAGTGGCATATCGGATTGGGAAGTCCCAGTGAGCCGCTTGATTGGAATGGGGAAATTGCCCCCGGCCCGAGGGAAGTGGGTTTCGATTACTCATTTCACATGGCGGCTACGGGCGACCGTGTCCCTTCAGTCTACATTGAAAACGGTCGCGTTATCGGTCTGGATTCCGGTGATCCGATGGAAGTGAATTATCAGGAGCCCGTCGGAAATGATCCGACTGGAATATCCCATCCACAGTTGCTCCGCACTCAGGCGGATGAACAGCACGCGAAGACCATTGTCGATGGCACGAGCCGTATTGGCTACATGAACGGGGGCAACTCTGCCCGCTGGACCGATACCGAGATGCCGGATATATTCCTCGGAAAGGCCGTTGAGTTTATTGAATCAAACGTGGAGGAACCGTTTTTCCTCTATTATGCAATGCATGAAAATCACGTTCCCCGTCTACCTCATCCGCGCTTCCGTGGAGCCAGCAGCCTGGGCGTTCGAGGTGATGCCCTTGTCCAGATGGATTGGAGTATCGGCCATCTCCTCGAGGTCTTGAAGGTAAACGGTCTGGACGAAAATACCCTGATCATATTCACCAGTGACAATGGTCCGGTCCTGTACGACGGTTACTATGATGGCGCCATGCAATTGAACAAGGAACACCGGCCCTCCGGTCCCTGGCGCGGTGGAAAGTATAGTGCATGGGAAGGCGGTACCCGCATGCCTTTTATCACTTACTGGCCCGGAACAGTTGAGTCCTCGATTTCGGATGCCCTGATCAGTCAGGTGGATCTGCTGGCCAGCCTTGCCGCCCTGACGGGAGTGGAAGTCCCTGAAGAAAGAGCCACTGACAGCCAGAACCTCCTGGATGCCTTGCTCGGCAAAACAGAAGTGGGTCGCGAGTACCTTATTGAGCAAGCGGTCAAGATGGAGGCCATCCGGAAGGGCCCGTGGAAGTACGTGCCGGAGGGCGAAGTCACCAACAGGGGCAAGATCGGGAAATTTTATACGGATACCATTGCAGCGCCGGGCGCACTGTTCTACTTGCCTGAGGATCCTGGTGAGGAGAATAATTTGGCCCATCTGTATCCGGCCAAGGTTGAGGAGCTGAAAGCGCTTCTCGACAAGGAAGTGGGTGCTAAGTCTGCCCGCGCATCCACCCGTGATCAATTGGGAGGTGCGGTTAATAAGTAG